A window of Trichoderma atroviride chromosome 3, complete sequence contains these coding sequences:
- a CDS encoding uncharacterized protein (TransMembrane:2 (i21-40o68-88i)): MFLTAQLVLTVYFLAVEKHRATFLAPVGIGVSVFIAHLAGTNFTGTGINPVRSLGPAVVTGRFEGYHWIYWLGPCLGALLSFAVYSLLKALEYQIANPGQDAGDPETANEEALAVEEMGTEGLAIVRSRTRSGSAASEARYKRDAAMRRGSAVDGSAVSAADAV; this comes from the coding sequence ATGTTCCTCACGGCGCAGCTCGTGCTGACGGTGTACTTCCTCGCCGTGGAGAAGCACCGCGCCACGTTCCTCGCGCCCGTGGGCATCGGCGTCAGCGTCTTCATCGCGCACCTGGCCGGCACCAACTTCACGGGCACGGGCATCAACCCGGTGCGAAGCCTCGGCCCGGCGGTGGTGACGGGCAGGTTTGAGGGCTATCACTGGATATACTGGCTGGGGCCGTGCCTGGGCGCGCTGCTGTCGTTTGCGGTGTACTCGCTGCTCAAGGCGCTGGAGTACCAGATTGCGAACCCGGGCCAGGACGCGGGCGATCCGGAGACGGCCAACGAGGAGGCgctggcggtggaggagatgggcaCGGAGGGGCTGGCGATTGTGAGGAGCAGGACGAGGAGCGGGAGCGCGGCGAGTGAGGCGCGGTATAAGAGGGATGCGGCGATGAGGAGGGGGAGCGCGGTGGATGGGAGCGCGGTGAGCGCGGCTGATGCTGTTTGA
- a CDS encoding uncharacterized protein (EggNog:ENOG41), whose translation MAMEQRKEKSKFWGGLLRGESLMKRGSRVVRKYQDLLLRGEAREEADPEWEDYSENREFQPPPQPRDQQDHDGQQVRQQRRMSEGSSSLILSRRELGLHPRRRRTIDGGGDGSDIHGRSPKSSATRRRPDESLSGRLQSSFGKRRGSGGDLDYNSNSNSNTITNAAAGDKNRKIPAAQAPSGGEAARWPPATTSDREELSHQDALELIARGAPTYKGRKKSIPYTSDQHYALYVTSSKSRRGGTDVAKPHDAMSHLMTMKIQAHGHVSYPWETIEQPSYAFFYGRIGGTVTLNQWAAAASNIPSKIALRDSGVIPRPVTLEQIFARLQDLQQLGLEDDDLGLLYRSLYKRFLRDPDKILSPHKTLDKQIADLIMTLSRPDWIDYTEPKNQVVTRFIFNGTNEEHREQYHKFFHQLLLSLELELRIHSRHHDDWAKEKLLQQMPPTIKWNLALARRWRENVRVEEYGDSPTQVKLRYKLKKRQVKQLKKFAQIMKWPNLRETMECLRQKDEDFALDSISSDAFAYFSGLVLPGPTFSFLIMNSLIDLDPDPATNELALLSHMHPQCGFQYRNSHTYWSASCIVGKVLAPTCHSVAGWVGPGRPTVDLGRSQIARIRARQPKQKMAREDVESMSTRSDALGPRADTYPVREYKLPTLDSTRYMVDAVRMELLSFKAVSTAAHESNAVGPRLFDAQVQFAIDGVSWPLRLMYDVSFVSAWPCAEGPHPLFYDYEYQLIKADEIVKVRNWGGLYGDGQVSGPSSTASSPPPAADVAKAIVDRDVDDEKVLVVDAVGVRDNEVLARAWCAHWGLSAIVADVHNTCLACAIREAYAATLTVVILVEDQPHVINE comes from the exons atggccatggagcaaaggaaagaaaaatccAAGTTTTGGGGAGGGCTGCTACGCGGGGAgagcttgatgaagagaggGTCCAGGGTGGTGCGCAAGTATCAggatctgctgctgcgcggAGAAGCGCGCGAAGAGGCCGACCCGGAATGGGAAGACTACAGCGAGAACCGAGAATttcagccgccgccgcagccacgAGACCAGCAGGATCACGACGGGCAGCAGGTGAGGCAGCAGCGCAGGATGAGCgagggcagcagcagtcttATTTTATCGCGCCGTGAGCTAGGGCTTCATCCACGCAGGCGCCGGACCATTGATGGGGGCGGTGATGGCAGTGACATCCATGGGCGCTCACCCAAGTCATCGGCCACGAGGCGGCGGCCGGACGAATCGCTGTCTGGACGGCTTCAATCGAGCTTTGGCAAGAGACGGGGCAGCGGCGGTGACCTCGACTACAACAGCAATAGCAATAGCAACACCATTAccaatgctgctgccggcgaCAAGAATCGCAAAATCCCCGCGGCGCAGGCGCCCAGTGGAGGCGAAGCAGCGCGATGGCCTCCAGCCACCACATCAGACCGCGAAGAGCTTTCCCACCAGGATGCCCTCGAGCTCATTGCGCGCGGTGCGCCGACCTACAAAGGGCGCAAGAAATCAATCCCCTACACATCGGACCAGCATTATGCGCTGTACGTGACGAGCTCCAAGAGTCGAAGAGGGGGCACAGACGTTGCAAAGCCGCATGATGCCATGTCGCATCTCATGACAATGAAGATACAGGCGCACGGGCACGTATCGTACCCCTGGGAGACGATAGAGCAGCCCAGCTATGCCTTCTTCTATGGTCGCATAGGCGGCACCGTGACGCTCAACCagtgggcagcagcagcaagcaacaTCCCGTCCAAGATTGCGCTGCGAGACTCGGGTGTCATACCGCGGCCGGTAACCTTGGAGCAAATCTTTGCGCGACTGCAAgatttgcagcagctggggctggaagatgatgacttgGGCCTCTTGTATCGATCTTTGTACAAGCGCTTCTTGCGAGATCCTGACAAGATTCTAAGTCCACACAAGACGCTGGATAAACAGATTGCCGACCTGATCATGACACTGTCACGCCCAGACTGGATCGATTACACAGAGCCAAAGAATCAGGTTGTGACTCGTTTCATTTTCAACGGCACAAACGAGGAACACCGAGAGCAGTACCACAAATTCTTCCATCAGCTGCTCCTTAGTCTAGAATTGGAGCTTCGTATTCACTCGCGGCATCACGACGACTGggccaaggagaagctgtTACAGCAGATGCCTCCTACAATCAAATGGAACTTGGCGCTCGCGAGACGGTGGCGGGAGAATGTTCGAGTTGAAGAGTACGGCGATTCGCCCACACAAG TAAAACTGCGGTAtaagctgaagaagcgccAAGTAAAGCAGCTCAAAAAGTTTGCTCAAATTATGAAGTGGCCCAACTTGAGAGAAACAATGGAATGCCTAAGACAGAAGGATGAAGATTTCGCTCTAGATTCCATAAGCTCGGATGCGTTTGCCTACTTTAGCGGCCTTGTACTTCCTGGC CCGACATTCTCGTTCCTCATCATGAACTCACTCATCGATCTAGACCCGGATCCCGCCACGAATGAGCTTGCTTTGCTGTCACATATGCACCCACAATGTGGCTTCCAGTATCGTAATAGTCATACATACTGGTCGGCGAGCTGCATTGTGGGTAAAGTGCTGGCACCGACATGTCATTCGGTGGCAGGCTGGGTTGGCCCTGGTAGGCCTACGGTAGACCTTGGCAGGTCTCAGATTGCTCGTATCCGAGCCCGGCAGCCGAAGCAGAAAATGGCCCGAGAGGACGTAGAGAGCATGAGCACAAGGTCCGATGCGTTAGGGCCACGGGCAGATACATATCCTGTGCGCGAGTACAAACTACCTACGCTTGATAGCACGAGGTACATGGTCGACGCGGTACGGATGGAGCTATTGAGCTTCAAAGCCGTCTCCACGGCAGCACACGAAAGCAATGCCGTAGGTCCTCGACTCTTTGATGCCCAGGTCCAATTCGCCATTGATGGTGTTTCCTGGCCGCTAAGATTAATGTACGACGTGAGCTTTGTCTCGGCGTGGCCCTGCGCGGAAGGCCCACACCCCCTTTTTTACGACTACGAGTATCAGCTCATCAAGGCAGACGAGATTGTAAAAGTGCGCAACTGGGGCGGTCTGTACGGAGACGGTCAAGTTTCTGGGCCTAGTAGCACAGCTTCGAGCCCTCCACCGGCGGCAGACGTGGCGAAAGCCATTGTCGATAGGGACGTTGACGATGAGAAGGTGCTCGTGGTAGATGCAGTGGGAGTTCGGGACAATGAGGTGCTGGCAAGGGCTTGGTGCGCTCATTGGGGGCTCAGTGCAATAGTGGCGGACGTCCACAACACATG CCTGGCGTGTGCTATCAGAGAAGCATATGCAGCGACACTGACGGTTGTGATTCTGGTCGAAGACCAGCCACACGTTATTAACGAATAA
- a CDS encoding uncharacterized protein (EggNog:ENOG41~TransMembrane:3 (i660-680o686-706i727-747o)~BUSCO:EOG092D0IC1) — MRFGKTLRESIYPPWKDKYVDYGKLKSLLREDKRDDETVWTEEDESRFCDEIFNVQLEKVAQFQQERFDDLKQRVETAFEKLKEFAPPAESNAEVEGSGSKSDADREAAASKLRQIEAELDEITNEVKALKKYSNINYTSFLKIVKKHDRKRGDRYKVRPMMQLSLAQRPFNSEQGYSPLLNKLSVMYFAIRQQLEEGDQVPLDLDASAETHNGERYTAHKFWVHPDNLLEVKTLILRRLPALVYSEQSAKELDASDSPSITSLYFDNSKFEVYSEKVEQQSEVTSLRLRWYGQLSSKPEIFLEQKSADATGKSEEHKFTIKDKYIRKFLDGDYTAEKTAQKMERQGESAEQIEAFKSTVARVQEFQQKRKLAPVLRANYVRTAFQKPTDDRVRISIDTELAFIREDTLDKSRPCRDPNEWHRTDIDNSNMKYPFPNINQSEVSKFPYAVLEIKLKEDGSRKRPTWIEDLMGSHLVHPSPRFSKFVHGVASLFDDYVNNLPFWLGDLETDIRKDPQKAFEEEEQRRAQRADDVMAVGSLIGTVPSSYKAAQSSPVGKSYLAERMAADATAYLSRSLRQRPQGRDGAQDEEGEGSSSQAQPSGYGTLSAVLPGLSLSKYARAKRAQKARLPEGVVEPTQWIKNTGDLKVEPKVWLANERTFLKWQSIAILQGTLALALYSAAGDNAIAQWIGIVYIGIAAFAGIWGYSIQQVRRSMIVERSGKDFDNMIGPIIISVAMMIALIVNLVLQYQKAFSKMKNVDSDMPMPITDELI, encoded by the exons ATGCGGTTCGGAAAGACGCTGCGCGAGTCGATATACCCGCCATGGAAAGACAAGTACGTCGACTACGGCAAGCTCAAAAGCCTCCTGCGAGAGGATAAGCGAGACGACGAGACTGTGTGGAccgaggaggacgagagcCGCTTCTGTGACGAGATTTTCAACGTGCAGCTCGAGAAAGTCGCCCAATTCCAGCAGGAGCGCTTCGATGACCTGAAACAGAGGGTTGAAACCGCgtttgagaagctcaaggagttCGCGCCGCCTGCCGAGTCCAACGCCGAGGTTgaaggcagcggcagcaaatcGGATGCCGACCGCGAGGCAGCCGCCTCAAAGCTCAGGCAGATCGAAGCCGAGCTTGACGAGATTACCAATGAGGTCAAGGCCCTGAAGAAATACAGCAACATCAACTACACGAGCTTCCTCAAGATCGTCAAGAAGCATGACCGCAAGAGGGGCGACCGCTACAAGGTGCGGCCGATGATGCAGCTCAGCCTGGCTCAGCGGCCCTTCAACTCGGAGCAGGGCTACTCGCCTCTTCTAAATAAGCTGTCCGTCATGTACTTTGCCATTCGACAGCAATTGGAGGAGGGCGACCAGGTTCCGCTCGACTTGGACGCTTCAGCGGAAACGCACAATGGCGAGCGATACACCGCCCATAAGT TTTGGGTACACCCCGACAACCTACTCGAAGTCAAGACCCTGATTCTCCGTCGTCTCCCCGCCCTGGTTTATAGTGAGCAGTCTGCCAAAGAACTCGATGCTTCCGATTCGCCTTCCATTACCTCACTCTATTTCGACAACTCCAAGTTTGAAGTGTACTCGGAGAAGGTTGAACAGCAGTCAGAAGTGACCTCTCTGCGTCTGCGATGGTACGGCCAGCTGAGCTCCAAGCCTGAGATCTTTCTGGAACAAAAGTCAGCCGATGCTACCGGCAAGAGCGAGGAACACAAGTTCACGATCAAGGACAAGTACATTAGGAAATTCTTAGATGGAGACTACACGGCTGAGAAGACTGCACAAAAGATGGAGCGGCAAGGCGAGAGTGCAGAACAAATTGAGGCTTTCAAGTCAACTGTTGCTAGAGTGCAGGAGTTccagcagaagaggaagctggcGCCAGTGCTAAGAGCAAACTACGTCCGCACTGCTTTTCAGAAGCCTACTGATGACCGAGTCCGCATCTCGATTGATACCGAATTGGCCTTTATCCGCGAAGACACTTTGGACAAGAGCAGGCCTTGCCGTGACCCCAACGAATGGCACCGCACTGATATCGACAACAGCAACATGAAGTATCCCTTCCCGAATATCAACCAGAGCGAAGTATCTAAATTTCCCTACGCTGTGCTAGAAATTAAACTCAAGGAGGACGGCAGCCGCAAGCGGCCAACCTGGATTGAGGATCTGATGGGCTCCCACCTGgtgcatccatctcctcgctTCTCCAAATTCGTCCATGGAGTTGCCTCCCTATTTGACGACTACGTTAACAACCTGCCCTTCTGGCTTGGCGATCTCGAAACCGATATTCGCAAGGACCCCCAGAAggcttttgaagaagaagagcagcgccgAGCTCAGCGTGCCGACGATGTCATGGCCGTAGGAAGCCTCATCGGAACTGTCCCAAGCTCATACAAGGCAGCACAAAGCTCTCCTGTCGGAAAATCATATTTGGCGGAGCGCATGGCAGCGGATGCCACGGCCTACTTGTCTCGCTCTCTAAGACAGAGACCCCAAGGGAGAGACGGAGCACAGgacgaagagggcgagggcagcTCTTCCCAAGCGCAACCAAGTGGATACGGCACCCTATCGGCAGTTCTCCCTGGCTTGTCTCTCTCCAAATACGCCAGGGCTAAGCGCGCCCAGAAGGCTCGTCTCCCCGAAGGCGTTGTCGAGCCCACGCAATGGATCAAGAACACCGGAGATCTTAAGGTTGAACCCAAGGTGTGGCTGGCCAATGAGCGAACCTTTCTCAAGTGGCAGTCCATTGCCATCTTGCAGGGcactctggctctggcgctATACTCGGCGGCTGGCGACAATGCGATTGCGCAGTGGATCGGCATCGTATACATTGGCATCGCGGCGTTTGCGGGCATCTGGGGCTACAGCATCCAGCAGGTTCGCAGGAGTATGATTGTGGAAAGGAGCGGCAAAGATTTTGATAACATGATTGGGCCGATTATTATCAGCGTGGCCATGATGATTGCGCTGATTGTCAATCTTGTTCTTCAG TACCAGAAAGCATTttccaagatgaagaatgTCGACTCGGATATGCCAATGCCCATTACGGACGAGTTGATTTAG